A portion of the Salvelinus alpinus chromosome 33, SLU_Salpinus.1, whole genome shotgun sequence genome contains these proteins:
- the LOC139562785 gene encoding tropomyosin alpha-1 chain isoform X2, which yields MAGLTSLEAVKRKIKALQEQADGAEESAERRQKELGLERDARESAEADVASLNRRIQLVEEELDRAQERLATALTKLEEAEKAADESERGMKVIENRASKDEEKMELQEIQLKEAKHIAEEADRKYEEVARKLVIIESDLERTEERAELSEGKCAELEEELKTVTNNLKSLEAQAEKYSQKEDKYEEEIKVLTDKLKEAETRAEFAERSVAKLEKTIDDLEDELYAQKLKYKAISEELDHALNDMTSI from the exons ATGGCCGGGCTAACGTCGTTGGAAGCTGTAAAAAGGAAAATTAAAGCATTACAAGAGCAGGCTGACGGCGCAGAAGAGTCGGCAGAGAGGCGGCAGAAGGAACTGGGTCTGGAGAGGGATGCGAGAGAATCC GCCGAGGCTGATGTAGCTTCCCTGAACAGACGTATCCAACTGGTTGAGGAGGAGTTGGATCGTGCTCAGGAGCGTCTGGCCACAGCTCTGACCAAGCTGGAGGAGGCTGAGAAGGCTGCTGATGAGAGTGAGAG AGGCATGAAGGTGATCGAAAACAGAGCATCGAAGGATGAGGAGAAGATGGAGCTGCAGGAGATCCAGCTGAAGGAGGCCAAGCACATCGCTGAGGAGGCTGACAGGAAATACGAGGAG GTCGCCCGTAAGCTGGTCATCATTGAGAGTGATCTGGAACGTACAGAGGAGCGCGCTGAGCTCTCTGAAGG CAAATGCGCTGAGCTTGAGGAAGAGTTGAAGACAGTCACAAACAACCTGAAGTCTCTTGAGGCTCAGGCAGAGAAG TACTCACAGAAGGAGGACAAGTACGAGGAGGAGATCAAGGTTCTCACAGACAAGCTAAAGGAG GCTGAGACCCGTGCTGAGTTCGCTGAGAGGTCCGTGGCCAAGCTTGAGAAGACCATTGATGATCTGGAGG ATGAGTTGTATGCACAGAAGCTGAAGTACAAGGCCATCAGCGAGGAGCTGGACCACGCCCTCAATGACATGACCTCCAT TTAA
- the LOC139562785 gene encoding tropomyosin alpha-1 chain isoform X3, with amino-acid sequence MDAIKKKMQMLKLDKENALDRAEGAEGDKKAAEDKSKQLEDDLVALQKKLKGTEDELDKYSESLKDAQEKLELAEKKATDAEADVASLNRRIQLVEEELDRAQERLATALTKLEEAEKAADESERGMKVIENRASKDEEKMELQEIQLKEAKHIAEEADRKYEEVARKLVIIESDLERTEERAELSEGKCAELEEELKTVTNNLKSLEAQAEKYSQKEDKYEEEIKVLTDKLKEAETRAEFAERSVAKLEKTIDDLEDPLYWQLEKNRLLSNELRVVLNQD; translated from the exons ATGGACGCCATCAAGAAGAAGATGCAGATGCTTAAGCTAGACAAGGAGAATGCCTTGGACAGAGCTGAGGGAGCTGAGGGAGACAAAAAGGCAGCGGAGGACAAGAGCAAACAG CTTGAGGATGACCTGGTAGCGCTGCAGAAGAAGCTGAAGGGAACAGAGGATGAGTTGGACAAGTACTCTGAGTCTCTTAAGGATGCCCAGGAGAAACTTGAACTCGCTGAGAAGAAAGCCACAGAC GCCGAGGCTGATGTAGCTTCCCTGAACAGACGTATCCAACTGGTTGAGGAGGAGTTGGATCGTGCTCAGGAGCGTCTGGCCACAGCTCTGACCAAGCTGGAGGAGGCTGAGAAGGCTGCTGATGAGAGTGAGAG AGGCATGAAGGTGATCGAAAACAGAGCATCGAAGGATGAGGAGAAGATGGAGCTGCAGGAGATCCAGCTGAAGGAGGCCAAGCACATCGCTGAGGAGGCTGACAGGAAATACGAGGAG GTCGCCCGTAAGCTGGTCATCATTGAGAGTGATCTGGAACGTACAGAGGAGCGCGCTGAGCTCTCTGAAGG CAAATGCGCTGAGCTTGAGGAAGAGTTGAAGACAGTCACAAACAACCTGAAGTCTCTTGAGGCTCAGGCAGAGAAG TACTCACAGAAGGAGGACAAGTACGAGGAGGAGATCAAGGTTCTCACAGACAAGCTAAAGGAG GCTGAGACCCGTGCTGAGTTCGCTGAGAGGTCCGTGGCCAAGCTTGAGAAGACCATTGATGATCTGGAGG ACCCTCTGTACTGGCAGCTTGAGAAAAATCGTCTTCTTTCCAATGAACTGAGAGTGGTGTTAAATCAGGATTAA
- the LOC139562785 gene encoding tropomyosin alpha-1 chain isoform X1, whose translation MDAIKKKMQMLKLDKENALDRAEGAEGDKKAAEDKSKQLEDDLVALQKKLKGTEDELDKYSESLKDAQEKLELAEKKATDAEADVASLNRRIQLVEEELDRAQERLATALTKLEEAEKAADESERGMKVIENRASKDEEKMELQEIQLKEAKHIAEEADRKYEEVARKLVIIESDLERTEERAELSEGKCAELEEELKTVTNNLKSLEAQAEKYSQKEDKYEEEIKVLTDKLKEAETRAEFAERSVAKLEKTIDDLEDELYAQKLKYKAISEELDHALNDMTSI comes from the exons ATGGACGCCATCAAGAAGAAGATGCAGATGCTTAAGCTAGACAAGGAGAATGCCTTGGACAGAGCTGAGGGAGCTGAGGGAGACAAAAAGGCAGCGGAGGACAAGAGCAAACAG CTTGAGGATGACCTGGTAGCGCTGCAGAAGAAGCTGAAGGGAACAGAGGATGAGTTGGACAAGTACTCTGAGTCTCTTAAGGATGCCCAGGAGAAACTTGAACTCGCTGAGAAGAAAGCCACAGAC GCCGAGGCTGATGTAGCTTCCCTGAACAGACGTATCCAACTGGTTGAGGAGGAGTTGGATCGTGCTCAGGAGCGTCTGGCCACAGCTCTGACCAAGCTGGAGGAGGCTGAGAAGGCTGCTGATGAGAGTGAGAG AGGCATGAAGGTGATCGAAAACAGAGCATCGAAGGATGAGGAGAAGATGGAGCTGCAGGAGATCCAGCTGAAGGAGGCCAAGCACATCGCTGAGGAGGCTGACAGGAAATACGAGGAG GTCGCCCGTAAGCTGGTCATCATTGAGAGTGATCTGGAACGTACAGAGGAGCGCGCTGAGCTCTCTGAAGG CAAATGCGCTGAGCTTGAGGAAGAGTTGAAGACAGTCACAAACAACCTGAAGTCTCTTGAGGCTCAGGCAGAGAAG TACTCACAGAAGGAGGACAAGTACGAGGAGGAGATCAAGGTTCTCACAGACAAGCTAAAGGAG GCTGAGACCCGTGCTGAGTTCGCTGAGAGGTCCGTGGCCAAGCTTGAGAAGACCATTGATGATCTGGAGG ATGAGTTGTATGCACAGAAGCTGAAGTACAAGGCCATCAGCGAGGAGCTGGACCACGCCCTCAATGACATGACCTCCAT TTAA
- the LOC139562785 gene encoding tropomyosin alpha-4 chain isoform X4 yields MAGLTSLEAVKRKIKALQEQADGAEESAERRQKELGLERDARESAEADVASLNRRIQLVEEELDRAQERLATALTKLEEAEKAADESERGMKVIENRASKDEEKMELQEIQLKEAKHIAEEADRKYEEVARKLVIIESDLERTEERAELSEGKCAELEEELKTVTNNLKSLEAQAEKYSQKEDKYEEEIKVLTDKLKEAETRAEFAERSVAKLEKTIDDLEDPLYWQLEKNRLLSNELRVVLNQD; encoded by the exons ATGGCCGGGCTAACGTCGTTGGAAGCTGTAAAAAGGAAAATTAAAGCATTACAAGAGCAGGCTGACGGCGCAGAAGAGTCGGCAGAGAGGCGGCAGAAGGAACTGGGTCTGGAGAGGGATGCGAGAGAATCC GCCGAGGCTGATGTAGCTTCCCTGAACAGACGTATCCAACTGGTTGAGGAGGAGTTGGATCGTGCTCAGGAGCGTCTGGCCACAGCTCTGACCAAGCTGGAGGAGGCTGAGAAGGCTGCTGATGAGAGTGAGAG AGGCATGAAGGTGATCGAAAACAGAGCATCGAAGGATGAGGAGAAGATGGAGCTGCAGGAGATCCAGCTGAAGGAGGCCAAGCACATCGCTGAGGAGGCTGACAGGAAATACGAGGAG GTCGCCCGTAAGCTGGTCATCATTGAGAGTGATCTGGAACGTACAGAGGAGCGCGCTGAGCTCTCTGAAGG CAAATGCGCTGAGCTTGAGGAAGAGTTGAAGACAGTCACAAACAACCTGAAGTCTCTTGAGGCTCAGGCAGAGAAG TACTCACAGAAGGAGGACAAGTACGAGGAGGAGATCAAGGTTCTCACAGACAAGCTAAAGGAG GCTGAGACCCGTGCTGAGTTCGCTGAGAGGTCCGTGGCCAAGCTTGAGAAGACCATTGATGATCTGGAGG ACCCTCTGTACTGGCAGCTTGAGAAAAATCGTCTTCTTTCCAATGAACTGAGAGTGGTGTTAAATCAGGATTAA